The Labrus mixtus chromosome 14, fLabMix1.1, whole genome shotgun sequence nucleotide sequence AGCTAGTTAGCATTGCTAGTTTACAAGAAAACAACTCGCAGCTATTAAACTGGTCCAGCGAGACTTATTGACCTCACCTTTGCTCCATCCTTCAACATTTGGGCAAAGCCCGGTGCTTTTGGGACGTGGAGAGCCATTTTTCAGATGTTTAGCAGCCCCGGTATCTTGAAGAAGGTAGCCGGCAGCGTGGTTTCAGCTCTGGGTACAAAGCCggagagacggaggaggagcgATTTCAGCGAGGCGTGGGGCTGCGACGGGCAACACCGAGGGACAAACAGAGCGAGTTTGATTTACTGCTTCGTTACCACGGCATCGTTGCTGCCATCAATTACAGTCACCATTCAGAGAAATATGCCAGACATCGCAATACTATTGACATTGCAGATAAATGCAGCAgtgataaaacatttaagttGACCATTTTTAATAAGGAGCctttgcacatattgcacaagtttacgttttctttaaattttattttatttaccattttgtaccttttgcacaatttagaatttattactgtaaatattatttatcttattttacctcattttatttgatcttattttggttgtattgcaccgcgggacggagacaaacgcaatttcgattccactgtatgtctggcatattttgaaattgacaataaagttgactttgacattGACTACTCAGAATAGTTTCCCTCTACCACCACCAAGAGGAAATGGATCGGATGTGTTGCAGATTTTGACTGTCATTTTGATTTATGACATTTATTTCGTCTAGGGAACggatgacaaaataaaaagttcacaaaacatttattttttaaattcaaaagaaTTCAAAAGTAAGATCTATTTGAATTGCATACTTAAGCTTTATTGGTTTAATTTATAACACTTTATGAGAACAACCCATATATTGCTGTATGTCATATTTTCTTAACCGCATTATTGACATTATTTCAAATATGGATATATTTTTCTAAATTGAGAAAATTATCTAGGCCAAAGATTGTTGTAAATTGTATCAAATAATAAGTAAAAGATGGACTCCGTAAGAACCAGGCAAACTAAAAAAATCATGAACCCACCAGTCACATTTCTAAATCAACAATCAAATGTTATTTGTAGGATTCTGGAGAACATTGCTTTGgtgaaaacaaattattttgtgtttaggATCTTGATTCAGCTGTAAAAATATTGGTTTACATCCTAAACATtacccacaaaaaaacaatatcttcGATAACGACAAGAGTGACTCGCTTTAGTTTGATGAAAGGTTTTATTTATGTCCGTAAAATTATCCTTACCATgtaaagcaaaaataataataaaggagACAACATCAATCTTTCTTTCTTACaggttttattgctttttttcccactcCTTTCTCCCATATCTGCAGGAAGGGGATACCAATACATTGAAATGCAGAGAAAAGTGTTTTACGTCATCTAAGGCTGTTTATCACTTCACTAATAACCTGCCGGATATGGTTTTATAACATCATCAACATGAAATGAGTCATTACATCTTCTCCATCACATTACTAAATGATTTATGTTCACAGCAATGGTCCATGAATCATCCGCAGACCATTAACAGTGTGGCCCTATGACGCAAGGGAAGTGGAAAAACTCTCCAATACTGCCTGAGCtgtgtatataaaaaaaactcactgtttcacagaaaatacactttacattTTGGCATAatcaaatgacatttaaaaaatgaacaacaaatgttAGTAACATTTTTGCATACATGTAAAATAGAGGAAACAAATCTCCCCTGTGTCAGTAAATTTAGTGTTAGTTCTGCAAATACAGTTTTGGCCTTTAGCCTTCGGAAGGATTCTATTCAAagtgaatataaaaataaagtgttaaaataataacaatgtaACTAAGACATTTGGTTGTAGCAGCTATAATAAAAGTACATAAACCACAATACAGAAATCCCTTTGGTAGCCATAGTGGGGACAATTATCCACAACCAGCTAACCTGAGACGTGTAAACACAGAAATCCCTATTTGTTTCTAAGTAAACACAGTTTATATCATAAAGACAACAAGCCTACATGTAACAGTCTCCCAGTATCATGAAAACACTACTTTTTAATGAAACAGTAATACCTCAATAATAATATGGCTACAAAAggtcctttttttctttttatatatacacacacacaagtgtgtAGTTCAGTTGGGTTTGCGAATAGTGTTCACAGCTGTGTTGGCCCAACCCCCCATTCTGTCTGAGAGCTTTGATGCCCGACGTGAGAGGTTTGAGCGACAGAGTTTACCGTTGGGGTCCAACTTTCTCATCACTGCTCCTCCAGAACGCTCCTTGGGAATGGTtctggagaaagagaaaacaactaTTACTGCATTAAGCATAAACAAAGTTAgatttgagtttaaaaatgtgtctgtgaagGTAATTGACCATattttatcaacaacaaaaacacaataagaCTGAATTAATAGAAAAAAGGTTGAAGCgagtgctgcactgggtcaaagATGTAGAGGAAGCAGGAGCTGCCTTTTCTTCTCAATGAACTTTGTAATCGGgacagtcattttttttgatcatatatccAGAAACGAGaattttcagactttttaagAACGGTGAAAGATTTAAGTATTAGAGTcaatttatgactttaaattTGGAAAATGTGTTAGAAATGTCGGTAAGTAAGAGAAGTTCAAAGAACAAATACGGCAACATCAATgaagtaaacatttaaagcgaAGAGCAGTAAAAGGGGAAAGGAAGTGTGACTGTAATAGACGAAGACGAGCAGCTTTTCTTCAGCAGTTCATGCACTGAAATACAGACACCAGGCAAGAGCTGCCATGCACATTTATGTCAGACAATTAGTTCCACTGCGAGCACGTGTTTCCACAACTGAGCGGGGTTCAGAAGCATTATTTTTCATACTATGAATTTACCTTCTTCCCTACTCCACCATTAGAGAGTAGTTGAACCGCCTGTCGTGGGAGGAAAACAAACTCATGTTTAAATTCCCAACCGACGAGTTCGTCATACGGTGAGGGAAGCAGTTGGCtgcatgtaacacacactgataatGGACAAGGTCACTCTTTGAGTGCTCTGTGTTAGGCAGTGTATCTCACTCCCAGAGGGCTggccacacttttttttttttttttaacattttgaatgtcaacacaggaagtgatgcaagcgacatttttgtcattttatctGGCTTCAATTCCCACACCcatcccctctctccccctgctGTCTCCCCCTTAGTCCCTCCTTATCCGAATACCAGAAACACAGACCCAGTTTCAAACCGAGCCCGGGAAGAATGTGTGTTGGGGGGAGGGGAAGGAGGTCTAGGGCCCCTCAAGCTGTGCTTCAGAACGGGATTCTTGGGGAGGGGGAAGAGGGTGGTCATGCGCCTCTGAGGTCTCCTCTATGCAGAATATTTATGAAATAAGTAAAATACACGGGAGGCTTCCTCAAATTCACACAACTCTCCCATTCACAAACATCACAGAGTACAGATGCTCTATCCACACTTCCAGAAATATTAAATTGATGTACTCTTACCTTTCATCTCTGCCAATTAGGTTATCAAAGGCCTTGGACAGATGTTTGAGCCTCCTGAGTCCACTGGACACAGAGTCTAAATCTTGGTCAAACTTTCTGTTATCGACAGAAAAGCACAAAATTTAAATcagcaaataaataataataatagtaaacaACTGTATCATGTATCAATGCAACAGTGTAGCTcgtaaaaataaaagaaaaaaaaagctccaaaagACTCACATTCTCTGGTTCTGTGTGTTTGGGGAGGCAAAGGGACTCCGTAAAGCAGCCATGCGCACCAGCTGCCTCCTGCCGCCCGCCGTTTTCACCCCCCGCACGCCAGCCTCGGGAGTCCTTCTCCCTCGAGAGCCAGGGGTACGTCCAGGTGTGACGGTCGATCTGGGGGTACGTCGTGGTGTTGCGGCCCGGCCAGGTGTTCTTCTTGGAGTACGAGAAGTTGATGGACCAGCTTCTTCCCCGTCACATGCTCGACCCGGAGTTTCTACCAAACACTCCTCCCGTGAGAACTCTCTGGTCCTCTGCAGCCTCTGGGGATGGGGTGGAACAGACGAAGGATAAGAAGATGAATCAGCACTCATGAATTGCTTGATTATCATTGCCTTAACTTGTGCTGGCAATTTGATTTCTAAACCTCTTCACGCAGAAAATCTCTCTGCATGCAGCTTCTGCCAAAGTAAAACCAGAGGTCCATGTACCTGATACACTCCGCTGATGGAGTTGCGGGCACTGCGAGTGAGTTTGTGGACCGCGTTGGGTTTTGGTTGCTCTTTTATGGGTTCCCAGGTCGGATTCTCTGGAAGGGAGTTGGCCTGAACAGAACGTAGCGGCAGCCTTTTGCGCAAAGACATTCGCAGAGAATTAAGTGAAGATGAGGACTTCAGCTTGCGGAAACGATCCGGGGCTTCCGGGGAGCTCTCTGCTCCGTCGGACTCATCCAGGACCGTGTGTGCTCGCCAGACTCCTACCACAGCTTTACCAACTCCATCCATCACTGAAGACGCCATGACTGAGCTGACTGGAAAAGGGAGAGGAAGGATGGAGAACCATtagaaaaatgtacaattttAACGATAGAAAAAGGGAGAGGATATTTTTAATAGCaggttttaaaacaaatattgtaCACAGGTATATGGAGCAATAAAAACAGAGCTCAGTTATTTCCTGTTCATGTTGTAATCATCAAAAAATCTCATcatacttttacatttctctgtcagtcttttctgtttataattaaattattatatcTTTTAGCAGAGGACTGTTGATTGGACTtagaaactgaactgaaagtGATCAGAAGATTAAATTAGTAATTCTTCATATTTTCTGAATGGATACATTTATGGAAAATGCCAATTATTGTTAtctcagtcttttaaaaaaaacacatcattctGAATACAgcacataaattaaataaagtacGGAAATAAAATGATTCCTTAAGGTGAcgtgaaaaaggagaaaacacaagaaaatgaCTAGATGCATCACATTAAaccctaaaaaagaaaaagattttcaCACTCATCACAATCGTGATCTTGTCAAAGTGAAATTTCTCTTCACACAGTGATCTGTtcagcaaaacacaaaatatgttgCTGGTCTAAGGGTGTTTAATAAAGGCTAAAATGTTTGAACAATAGGAGGCAGTCAATCGTGTTAATGAAAGTATTTGGCTTTTGTTGCTTCTGTTCAGGATTTCTAGCTCTGCAGGCTTCTCTGTCCTATTTAACATCTAACCACAGCCAGTGTCTGAGTAGCACACAACTCTGATTTATCAGTCAAATGGGAACGATGATGCAGATTCACACTTAACAAAGTATCGGTACCAATGAAAGTGATACCTGGGTCTGTTCGTGTGGTAACTGATATCTTTGCAGgtctacatgcacacatacacctcTGCAACACAATCTACTGCCTGTTATTGTACTGTTATTATACTTAAAGTCAATTTATTGGTAATGATGCTGCTAAACATGAAAGATGAGATAAGTATCTGTATGGTCGGAGTCGGCTGGTATCAGACGCTGTGCGCGCTTTGCAGCAAAAGCTACAAAAAATTATCtcaaaactaaattaaatgaaGTTTCAGATAAAtacttgacaaaaaaacaaaacaaagcagccCAACCATGAAAGCGTCTACCGCGAAAACAGCTTACCTGAAATGATTACGACTCGTGAATTTCTGCCTCTCTCGTCTCTACTTCGACTGCCTGTTGTTCTGGTTTCTTTCTTCACTGTTTGAATTTGGCGGTGGACCGCACATGCACATCACCACGCCCTTTACGCAAAGCCCCCTTCAATGACGTAGGACGTAACCTGGACGTAACGTGTCGACGAGAAGGTCGGGGGGGAGATGCTTTTTGagcagataaaaaataaatataggcCTTTATATTTAACAATATTCTTATGGTAATATTGGCGTTGATTTCGGATAGAAATGAATAGACATTCTTTTAATTACTGATTTGATTATTTCAGTCCGTAGAGTATTTTCAGGAAAGCAAGtttagtgataaaaaaaactggccTATACTTTTTAATTGAACTACAAAAATGTTAGAAAGCCCATAATCTCTGTAAGTCTAATTAGGTTTTCAAGtttagtgataaaaaaaactagccTATACTTTTTAATTGAACTACAAAAATGTTAGAAAGCCCATAATCTCTGTAAATCTAATTAGGTTTTCTGTGATATATCCTCCGGACTTTGGCTACTGCTAAAGTATCCTTAATGAAATCTGGGAGGTTttctttgtaaacaaacaagtgaTCACCAGATGCTGAAATGAGCCTTAAGAAAATAtgcttttaatgaaaaatggtTAATAGTTtaaacttcatgttttttttttaaccttaaccACACCAGTGGATTATATCTTAAAACACGAAAGTAAATtgttaacaacaacaataaactaACAAAAAGGACAGTAATGGATTCTGGTGATTAGGACATTTAAACAGCAGACATTATAAAATGTCACAGTAGAAATGCACAATTTGCAACATTAACAATGGCTCTGTTGTGTGCCTTGTGTCCCAGTCATGACAGCCTGACAGTGAGCCATCTTGCAAAATACCAGGCGCTTCAATACTCAGGTAAAATTAACTGTAGGCGCTAATTCATTCTTAGTTAACAACTCGTAATGAtgtaaatggttaattatgcTGTCATGTTCACTTTGTTCTCTGCCTTAACCTTGACAGACTGTTCGGAGATTAATTAGTTCCTATCTGTAgtgaaacacattaaaaacctGTTACaaccttttcttccttttttaaaaaaatctctcaaACAGACATTGTCACTGTTTTCTATTACAGTTAACAACActttaatgaagacaagatcCACACCACTGAAGCTTAACAATGCCTCATGTTTTTATATCCAACATAATCCAACACATTCAGACATAAAGCTTATCTTGGTGAGGTCTGTAATGTTCGGTTATTATTGATTTGATATGAAATAGGTCTTAATACAACCGAGTAAGTATAGGGACCAGTCTGTGATGTTGTAATACAAAGTTGCTCTAATAGTTTGACCctaaaaacacagtttatcaTTACATTAATATTCACCATTTGCAGTGTGTTGGATCGTTAATTACATTCACATTTGCTCAGTGATTTAAGTAaagttacattttctattttcccCTATTTGTGATATATTTGGATACACATATTGTCAGCCTAGAAGGAAAGCAATACATTTATAATTTTGCTCAAATAATTAAAAGTTCAAGTGCATTTTACAAGCTGCAGCCTTGTTCTTTTATGCTTAGTGTTAAACCCCAAACATTTTTGGCTTCTTACAGGGAAATGCTCCGAGAAGCTGTTTTACTGGTTACCAACATAGCTCCTGCTTGGTGTATACCTTCCTCACCTGGTTGTACAAACCTAAAGCTGACCCTTCCTCACAGTTTCTCATGAAGAGTGAGGTTTACGGCAGAGTGACCAGCAGATGTCactgcacacatgcatgtgaAATACCTTGAGCCTTACTATCATGTTCATTCTAAATCTGTAGGGATGGAAACAAGGCATGGACGAGgctatttttttcaaatcattctTTATTGATCtaaattgtctttattttttctgatattttcttaTCAAACATATTATGATAAGACCACCTTTCAGAAAGAGCGGTCTGTCTTTTCAGTATTCTTTTAAAACCTGTCCTGCATCTGACAGTAACCTCTGAGATTATCCCAATTGAAAGCAGTTAGATCTTTTATTATAAATTtgactgattttaaaacataCCAGAAAAGTCAACTTTAAAATACGGATTTAAAGCTATAGGTGTAAAAAGCAGCATCTTTCAAATATAAGCCTGTACATATGTGCATGTCTGATAAACACAGTGATGAGCTTATTTTAAACTTGCCCATTCCCCTGTGTTATGGGCTACCATTCTCTTTCCCTGTTGCCTGATTTTATGTGATCctgttaaatgttattttattggTAAGGACAAAAAGATAGACCTTGACCCTCATGATGACACATTTGTCCTTTTGTCTCATGAAGAGTAAATGTATAACGTGATTTTAACAATCCTTGGTTATATTGTTGAGTCAGGAGCTAAAGTTCAGAGCAAATGTGAAAACCATAGACCTTCGTAGTCATGATACAAAAGCACTTTTATTGCAAAGATACTAACAAATACAGGAAGTGGagtctttaaaatgtgcttttcaaGGTCAGGGTGCTAAAAAGGGTGCTTGTTCAAGGTCATTTCGAAAGCTTCACAGGTATTCCAACAAATGCGTACTCAGGTACTGAGAGTCAGATTAAACGACTTCACGTGATTATGATAAATATGAAGCAACAGCATACAGTTAGCATGGcatagcacaaagactggaaacaaatggaaacactgagcctgttttttaagttttaaaatgcACCTACCTGTAGCTCTAAAGCTGATTAATAAACTATGTCTCAGTTTGTTTGATCTGTAGGGAGGCCCTAAGCAGACatacaataatacattttatttacttaattCTCTGTTAAAGTCATTTCTGTTGGGTTTCTTGATATCTTGACTCATTTGTCTTGTTATTTTGGTAAAGCAAAACCAGCTTGTTGTCCTTATAACTCCTAATTATCTCAGGAAAACAGAGTaacagagtaaataaaatgtatggatatATGTCCGCTTAGGGCTCCCGTAGATCTGTACCAAAACCAACATAAAGTGGTTTTATTGGGATTACTTTTCCCCCTTTGTTTCAGCTCTTAATGctaaactaaaccaactaaCTTCATCTTTTTAGGAGACTGGTATTGGTCTACAAACTCCCAAAATgcaatattaaatatatttaaataaaaagaaccATAGCCTCGTGCACTctaaacacagaggagaagtctTTACGTCTTCTTTCGCTTGAAGAAGAATGGAGGGCTGACTGTTTTTGCC carries:
- the LOC132987907 gene encoding uncharacterized protein LOC132987907 isoform X1 — encoded protein: MASSVMDGVGKAVVGVWRAHTVLDESDGAESSPEAPDRFRKLKSSSSLNSLRMSLRKRLPLRSVQANSLPENPTWEPIKEQPKPNAVHKLTRSARNSISGVYQRLQRTREFSREECLVETPGRACDGEEAGPSTSRTPRRTPGRAATPRRTPRSTVTPGRTPGSRGRRTPEAGVRGVKTAGGRRQLVRMAALRSPFASPNTQNQRIKFDQDLDSVSSGLRRLKHLSKAFDNLIGRDERTIPKERSGGAVMRKLDPNGKLCRSNLSRRASKLSDRMGGWANTAVNTIRKPN
- the LOC132987907 gene encoding uncharacterized protein LOC132987907 isoform X2, with translation MASSVMDGVGKAVVGVWRAHTVLDESDGAESSPEAPDRFRKLKSSSSLNSLRMSLRKRLPLRSVQANSLPENPTWEPIKEQPKPNAVHKLTRSARNSISGVYQRLQRTREFSREECLVETPGRACDGEEAGPSTSRTPRRTPGRAATPRRTPRSTVTPGRTPGSRGRRTPEAGVRGVKTAGGRRQLVRMAALRSPFASPNTQNQRIKFDQDLDSVSSGLRRLKHLSKAFDNLIGRDERRFNYSLMVE